A genomic region of Thermus hydrothermalis contains the following coding sequences:
- the purF gene encoding amidophosphoribosyltransferase, which produces MDKPREECGVLGLWSETPLDVAGLLHLGLLALQHRGQEAAGIAVTDGKEFLVEKDLGLVNQVFTEERLGKLRLPGARLGLAHTRYSTTGSNLRFNAQPLTARTAHGVLAIAHNGNFVNAKPLRDRLLQEGATFQSTSDTEVMLLLLARLSHLSLPEAALEAMRRLEGGYSILLMDRKTLLALRDPHGVRPLAIGKAPWGYAFASEPPALALLGAEYLRDVRPGEVVWVEEGELRSLQGLPPNPTPCAFEWIYFARPDSLLDGTEAYAARVRMGEELFREAPAEADMVVPVPDSGIGAAIGYARASGLPLEYGLYKNPYAGRTFIQPTQELRDLKTRLKLSPTSAVKGKRVVLIDDSIVRGTTSRHIVALLKEAGAKEVHFRVSSPPIRFPCYYGIDTAARKELIAAQKSVEEIRAYIGADSLAFLSEEGVKRAIGGPVCLACFNGRYPAGVPEEGEKLALELL; this is translated from the coding sequence ATGGATAAGCCACGGGAGGAGTGCGGCGTCCTGGGCCTTTGGAGCGAAACCCCCCTGGACGTGGCGGGGCTTTTGCACCTGGGGCTCCTCGCCCTGCAGCATCGGGGCCAGGAGGCCGCCGGCATCGCCGTCACGGACGGGAAGGAGTTCTTGGTGGAAAAGGACCTGGGCCTCGTGAACCAGGTCTTCACCGAGGAGCGCCTGGGAAAGCTCCGCCTGCCCGGGGCCCGGCTCGGCCTCGCCCACACCCGCTACTCCACCACGGGCTCCAACCTCCGCTTCAACGCCCAACCCCTCACCGCCCGCACCGCCCACGGGGTCTTGGCCATCGCCCACAACGGCAACTTTGTAAACGCCAAGCCCCTCCGCGACCGCCTCCTCCAGGAGGGGGCCACCTTCCAGAGCACCTCGGACACCGAGGTCATGCTCCTCCTCCTGGCTAGGCTTTCCCACCTCTCCCTCCCCGAGGCGGCCCTCGAGGCCATGCGGCGCCTGGAAGGGGGGTACTCCATCCTCCTCATGGACCGCAAGACCCTCCTCGCCCTCAGGGACCCCCACGGGGTGCGGCCCCTCGCCATCGGCAAGGCCCCCTGGGGCTACGCCTTCGCCTCCGAGCCCCCGGCCCTCGCCCTCCTCGGGGCGGAGTACCTGCGGGACGTGCGGCCCGGGGAGGTGGTCTGGGTGGAGGAGGGGGAGCTAAGAAGCCTCCAAGGCCTTCCCCCAAACCCCACCCCTTGCGCCTTTGAATGGATCTACTTCGCCCGGCCCGATAGCCTCCTGGACGGCACCGAGGCCTACGCCGCCCGGGTGCGGATGGGCGAGGAGCTCTTCCGGGAAGCCCCGGCGGAGGCGGACATGGTGGTGCCCGTCCCCGACTCGGGGATTGGCGCCGCCATCGGCTACGCCCGGGCAAGCGGCCTCCCCCTGGAGTACGGGCTCTACAAGAACCCCTACGCCGGGCGCACCTTCATCCAGCCCACCCAGGAGCTTCGGGACCTAAAAACCCGGCTCAAGCTCTCCCCCACCTCGGCGGTGAAGGGCAAGCGGGTGGTGCTCATTGACGACTCCATCGTGCGGGGCACCACCAGCCGCCACATCGTGGCCCTCCTCAAGGAGGCGGGGGCCAAGGAGGTCCACTTCCGCGTCTCCAGCCCCCCCATCCGCTTCCCCTGCTACTACGGCATAGACACGGCGGCCCGCAAGGAGCTCATCGCCGCCCAGAAGAGCGTGGAGGAGATACGGGCCTACATCGGGGCCGACTCCCTGGCCTTCCTATCCGAGGAGGGGGTCAAGCGGGCCATCGGGGGGCCCGTCTGCCTCGCCTGCTTCAACGGCCGCTACCCGGCGGGCGTCCCCGAGGAGGGGGAAAAGCTCGCCTTGGAACTCCTCTAG